DNA from Laspinema palackyanum D2c:
TGCCGAATCACACATTGGAACCGCTGATGTTGCAGTTGCATCACCGTGGGGTCTTCACTATCCGCTGTGGCTAAATGGGAATAAATGCTAGACAATTCCAAATGAGGCAGGCGATCGACTAATTTCACAAACTCTGCCGCCTCTTGCCACGGTGCGCCCAACCGTGACATCCCGGTATCAATTTTAACATGAACCGGCACGGAATAGGAATGCTCACTCAGGGTTTCAGAAAACACGAACGCTTGTTTCGGGGTGCAAAGGGTCGGTTCCAACCGCCAACGCACCATTGCGCGCAGTTGGTCCGGGGTGTAGGTTGCCCCTAAAACTTGCACGGGGGCGGTAATTCCTGCTTCCCGGAGTTCGATGCCTTCGGGAATGGTGGCGACTCCCAACCATTTTGCCCCTGCCTGTAATACCGTCTGGGCAACGGTGACGGCCCCATGTCCATAAGCATCCGCTTTAATCACCGCCATGAGGTCGGTTTTTGGGGATAACAGACGCTGGATTTCGCGGACATTCTGGGCGATCGCCCCGATATCCACCTCCACCCAAGCGCGATCGCATCGCATTGATGAAATACTCTGACTTTCCTCCCAACTCAGCATTTTTACGCACTCCTCAAGTCACTCACACCACAATTGAACTATAAATCAAACACTGACTCCGGAGATTTGCGAAAACTTCAACCGAATTTAGATTTGCGATCGAGTATTTAGAATAAAAACAGGGCTAAATATCCATCGGGCAATCTGACATCGGGTGATTTTTGGCAAAATCCGCAGAATGAAAAATTAAGACTTGAAGAACTCCGTTCTGCTTGCTCAATTTTTCCCAGTCCTCAACTGACCACTTCCCAGTCTCAACCCTCAATTCCAGAAGAGAAGGTGTCCAAACCCATGCCTCAACCGCCTAAATCCCTGAAACTCCCCTTCGCATCCTTGGGACTGCGGGGGCAAATCCTGCCCATCGTTGGGGCAACCCTAATCGGTTTATTGGGGGTCATCTATCTCTCTTCCTCTACCCTGTTGCTGGCTGGATTTGCCAAATTTGAGCAGCAGGATACCGTCCGCAATGTCAAACGGGCGATGGATGTCTTATCCGATGAAATCGACAAATTGAGCTTTACCGCGAACGATTGGGCCGCCTGGGATGACACCTACGCCTTCATTGAAGATGAGAACTCGGACTATATCCAAACCAACCTCAACGATGCCACGATCGCCCGTTTGCGGTTGGATATGATGCTGTACATCCATCGCAGTGGGCGGATTGTTTTTGGGCAAAAATTCAACCCGGAAACGGGAGAACGAGCACCAGTGGAGGAAAATACTGAGGCGATCGCCTCTTTAAGTCAGTACCTGACCCCGAACAGTCTCCTCGTTAATCATCTCGAAACTACCAGTCTGGTTGAAGGCATCCTGCAACTTCCTGAAGGCCCCATGTTGATTGTTTCCCGCCCCATTCTCACCGGAGAAGCGGAAGGACCCATTCGCGGGACCCTGATTATGGGACGCTACCTCAGTGTTGAGGAAATCAAGCGTCTCGGGGAACTCACCCAATTATCCATCGCAATACAAAACTGGGGGTCTCCCGAACTGCCCCCTGATTTCCAAGCCATTCGGCAGAGTATCCTCGAAGACACGCATCGAGAACCGGCGTTAGTCCTGGCGGACCAAACTCCGATTTTTGTGGAAGCATGGAATTCCCAAACCATTGACGGTTATACTTTAGTCAAAGATATTTACAACAATCCCGCCTTGTTGTTGCGGGTGGAACTCCCGCGTGAGATTTACCAACAAGGGCAACGAACGGCTAACTTTATCCTGTGGGTGGTGCTCGTTGTCGGGGTGGCATTTTTAGTGCTCACTTTGTTGCTGTTGGAAAAGGTGGTGTTATCGCGACTCTCCCAGTTGAGTCAGGATGTTAATCACATTGGTAGCGATCGCAATTTGGCGGTTCGTCTCCCGGTGAAGGGGGTGGATGAACTCTCCCAACTGGCTACCCGCATTAATGAAATGTTGGATGCTTTAGACTATTCTCAACAAGTGCGCCATGAAAGCGAACAGCGATATCGGGCCGTCATTGAGCAAACCTCCGAAAGTATCTTTTTGATTGAACCGACTACCCAACGGATTATTGAATCTAATACCGCTTTTCAAAGGTTACTGGGTTATAATAGTGAGGAAAGTCTCTCCCTGACTTTGGGAGATTTTATTGATCATGAATCCGAGAGTATAGCCTACAACATTGAGCGAACCCTCTCGTTACAATCTTGTCATTTGGGAGAACGGCGTTATCGTCGCAAAGATGGTTCCATCGTCGAGGTAGAAGTCAGCGCCAACAAGATTTATTATGGGAAGCAAACTGCACTTTCTGCCGTGGTTCGCGATATTACGGAACGCAAGCGAGTGGAACGAGAACTCTACCAAGCCAAGGTGACGGCAGAATTGGCAAACCAGTCTAAAAGCCAGTTTCTCGCCAATATGAGCCATGAATTGCGGACTCCTTTAAATGCAATTATTGGTTATAGTGAAATCTTGCAGGAAGAAGGAGACGACCTAGAATCCGATGAGATCAATGCTGACTTAGCCAAGATTGAATCCGCTGGCAGACACTTGTTAGGACTGATTAACGATATCCTGGACCTGTCTAAAATTGAGGCCGGAAAAATGGAGTTATATTTAGAACCCTTTCAAGTTCCCGTTACCCTTCAGGAGATTATCTTCACCGTGCAACCCTTGGTGCAGAAAAATGGGAATCAATTACAAGTGGACTGTCAACCTGAGGTTGGGGAAATGTATGCCGATGTGACCAAAATACGACAAATTTTATTCAATCTGTTAGGGAATGCTTGTAAGTTTACCAATCAGGGGACGATTTTTCTCCGGGTTGTTCAGAAAGCCGGGGAAATGATTGTCTTTGAAGTGAGAGATACCGGAATTGGGATGACCCCCGAACAGATGGATAAGCTCTTTCAACCCTTCACCCAGGCGGATACTTCCACTACGCGCAAATATGGGGGGACGGGATTGGGATTGACGATCGCCAAGCAATTTTGTCAAATGATGGGGGGTGATATTACAGTTGAGAGTGAACTCGGCAAGGGTTCAACTTTCACCATCCACCTTCCTCTCCAAGTCAATCTCTCGAATTCCGAGTTAGTCCCTGAATCCATTTCAAGCAAACGAGTTTAAGGGAAGGGGAATAGGTTGCTACAGCCACCTAACCCGACAAATAGAGCGCCACATCAAGTCTCGCATCGATCGCCCGGTTTTGTTACCCTAAGTTTGTAGGTAAACCTTCTGAGTCAGTGGAATATCTGGGATTGGGCCCTGCATCTTGGGATTTGGGTTACGGGTTGGAGGAGAATGGGAACACTACAGGGGTGGCCCTCACTCCAAACTCCCCTACACCATCCTTTGGGAAAGGGTGCGATCGCCCCCTTGTTGCTGTTATATCGGGTGCTATCTGGATCCTCCTAAATTGTTCTGAACACAACGGATAAATCGATGCTCAATGGATTCACCTCTATTTTCAATCTACTCAACGCTCGTTTATCGCGTCGCATTGCTTTATGGGTATTTATTAGCATTGTTGTGGTAGAAGCCCTGATTTTACTCCCCTCCGCGTATCGTCGTGAGCGAGAACTGATTCAGCATTTAGAAGATGTTGGAGTTGCTACTATTTCTCCTCTATTGAGGTTATGTGGTTCGCCTATAACTGCGCCCAAAATAAAAGAAGTCGCCCAGCATTTAATGCTAGAATCTCGGGTGGCGGGCGGTCACGTTTATACCCAGGAGGGAGAGGCGATCGGCTACTTTGGCGAACCCCCGGAGTTAAACTTTAATCAGGTCATGAGCGCTCCTGCTGTGCGCCTCCGCAGTCGGGATGGCAACCGCTATGAAATGGCCATGTGGACTGAAGCCGATGGCAATCCTTATCTGGTCATCGTTCGCCTTGATTCTTCTCAAATTAAAGAGGAAATAAAAGCCTTTATTGTCCGAATTTTTGGCTTAGTCATTCTGATTTGTATTTTTGTCACCCTCGCCACTTTAGCCGCCCTCGCACCTGCGGTAATTGCTCCTATTTTGAAACTTAGAAAAGCTCTAATTGCCGTAGGAGAATCACCGGGAGCAGTTCCGGGAGATTTGGACTGTCTGGCACTGGCCAAGAATCGTCGAGATGAATTAGGGGATGTGTTGATTGATTTTAACCGAATGAATCACCAAATTAATCGATATTTCCAGGAAATACAAGACAGTAAAAAAGAACTAGAAAATCTAGTAGCCGAGGTTGAAATTGCCCGAGACCAATCGGAAAAACTCCTGTTAAATATTTTACCCCATACCATTGCTCAACAACTAAAACAGGGGGTTTATCCCATTGCTGAAAGTTTTCCCAATGCTACGGTTTTGTTTGCTGACCTGGTGGGGTTTACTCAGCTTTCCACGGAAGTACCTGCGGTAGAATTGGTGGAGTTACTCAATAAAATATTTTCAATCTTTGACCGACTCGCGGAACGGTATGGGGTGGAAAAAATTAAGACGATTGGGGATGCTTATATGGTGGTGGGAGGGCTTCCGCAACCGCATCCCGATTGTGCGAAGGCGATCGCTCAAATGGCCCTAGATATGCAGCGAGAGGTGCGCCAACTTGCCGCAGAAACGGGAATCCCCCTCACCATCCGCATCGGCATCAATAATGGTCCCGTCGTCGCTGGGGTGATTGGCATCAAAAAATTTATTTACGATTTGTGGGGGGATGCGGTCAATACCGCTTCCCGTATGGAATCTCATGGGATTCCCGGACAAATTCAAGTCTCTGAGGTGACCTATTTCCTCCTGCGCGATCGCTTCCAATTCGAGTCTCGCGGCGCAATCAACGTCAAGGGGAAGGGAATGATGAAAACCTATCTCCTCCTAGGGTTGAAGGAGGAACCCACTGAGGAGATCAGGGTTACCGCCTCATCCTCAACGGGATCAGCCGACCCTGCCTCGGTTTCTCATGGCCCTTAAGTTCCCCAAAAAATATTGAGGAATTTTACACAGTTTGTTCAAGCTGTGCTAACATCTGTAAAAATCTTCTTTTTAATAGAGACGCAATGGGCAAGGTTCTAGTCCTTAACGCCTCCTACGAACCGCTCAATATCACGAGCTGGAGGAGGGCCATCGTGCTATTGCTGAAGGGGAAAGCCGAGCAGGTCGAACACAACGGGAAATTTATCTATTCCGATGTTCCCCTGCCTACGGTGATTCGGCTTCGGCATTACGTCCGCATTCCGTATCATGAAATTCCTTTGACCCGGAGAAACATCCTACACCGTGATGGCCATACTTGTCAATACTGTGGTTATTCCGGGGATGAATTGACTTTAGATCATGTGATTCCGCGCTCGCGTGGGGGTCCCGACAGTTGGGAAAATCTCGTCTCCGCCTGCGTCCGCTGCAATGTCAAAAAAGGAAACCGAACTCCGGAGGAAAGTAAAATGCCTTTAACCAGAATACCCCGCCGACCCTACAGCAGCCTTTATTTTGAGGTGAGTAAGCATCTCAAAAGCGGGCTACATCAAGAGTGGCAAAAATATGTGATTGGTGCTTAAAACCCCTTGTAGTTGGTTCAACTACGAGGGGTTTTTGCCAAGAGTTCCTGACTTATGCGATCGCAAGCGGACACTTGAAGCGCTATCGTAGAGTTATTCTATAAACGCAGGCAATAACCTCAATCCGGTTAGTCGTCTGCGATTAGCTGTGAAGTGGGTGCACCGAATTGAGGGAAAAATTAGTGGAGGAATCGAACACCGAACTGGGTCCAATAGGCGTTCGGGATGGAGCATTACCGATCGTTTCTGGGGATAGTAAGCAATGGCTAGATCCTCTAAGCGCAACGAAAGCCGAAGCACTGCGGCAGGTTTTGCAGCAGCATAACGGCGATCGGCACTTGGTGGTTCTCCAAGATTTCCCGGACCCCGATGCCATGTCTTGTGCTTGGGCTTACAAATTGATTGCCGCCCAGTATGAGATTGAATGTGATATTGTCTACGCCGGAGCACTCAGTCACCAGGAAAATATTGCCTTGGTGAAACTCACCGGATTGCCAGTGCAGCGCTTGCCCTTAGAAATCGCCAAATCCAAGGATTGGTCTATCTACAACGGCTGCGTATTGATTGACAATCAGGGAACGACCTCTCAGCTCTTTTCCCTGTTAAAAACGGCAAATATTCCCTTGATTGTGGCGATCGACCATCATACGATTCAGGATGAATTAAGCGCCGAATTTCTGGATATTCGCCCTCATATTCGAGCTACTGCCACCATTTTTACTCAATATTTGATGGCAGAATTGCTCCGCCTAGATATCAATGTCAGCGATCATGTTAAATGTGCAACTGCCTTAATGCATGGGTTGCGATCGGACACGAATCAACTGCGACAAGCCCGGGAAGATGATTTCATGGCAGCGGCTTATTTAAGCCGATTTTATGATAGCCAGTTGATTAGTTCAGTCTTGCAAGCCTCTCGGTCTAAACGGGTGATGGATGTCATCGAGCGATCGCTTAAAAATAGAATCGTTCAAAATAATTTCTGCATTGCTGGCGTCGGATACTTGCGTTACGATGACCGGGATGCCATCCCCCAAGCCGCAGATTTTCTCGTCAGCGAAGAAAACGTTCATACCGCAGTGGTCTATGGCATCGTTCACGACGAAGACGAAGATATCGAATTAGTCACAGGTTCTTTAAGAACCACTAAATTGACCTTAGATCCGGATGAATTTATCAAGGAAGCCTTTGGGAAAGATGCTCAAGGGCGCTTCTTTGGCGGAGGGCGATCGCAAGCCGGGGGATTTGAAATTCCAATGGGATTCCTCTCCGGCAGCAACGACAGCAAAGATTTTGCCCGCATGAAATGGGAAGTCTTTGACCTACAAATCAAACAAAAACTACTAAAATTAGTCAGCCCCAAAGATGATTTAATTCATAGTACGAATTAACATGATTGGTATTAGATAGCCAACCCCGCATCCCATGACCAAACCCATCATCGGCATCATGGGTCCTGGTGCTAATGCGACAGAACCAGACCTAGAAAACGCCTATCAACTTGGAAAACTCATCGCCGAACAGGGATGGATTTTATTAACTGGAGGGAGAAAAGCCGGAGTTATGAATGCCGCCAGTCAAGGGGCAAAATCCGCCAACGGATTCACCCTCGGCATCCTCCCCGGGGAAGATAAAACCGGCCTATCTGACGCCATTGATATTGCCATCCTCACCGGCATCGGTAGCGCCCGAAATAATATTAATGTCCTAACCAGCGATGTCGTCATTGCTTGCGGAATGGGTAGCGGGACCGCTTCAGAAATTGCTTTAGCATTGAAGGCAGAGAAGACAGTTATCTTATTAAATGATAGCCGAGAGAGTCATCAATTTTTTAGCAGTTTATCGCCGCGTCGGGTGATGATTGTGCAGAGTCCCGAGGAGGCTATATCCCGAGTTAGGGAGATTGTATCGACTCGATAAAGAGGCGCTCAAATTTAATAAAAATCCGCACACTAAAAGGTAGGGCTACACGGACAAAGCCTGCCTACGCAGGCTAATACAGAAAACCAAATTTTGAAACCCGGATTGGGTGTAAAAAAAGCCTAACTGGGAAAATTTTGAGAAGGGCGATCGCCTGCTTCAATCCGCCGCTGAATAGCCTCTTCAGAAATTCGGATAGTTTCTTCAGTTAAAGGTGCAGGATACCAGGTTGCCTCCGCATCAGGACTCCGGCGATTCACTAAAGCATCTAAAGCATCTAAATCATCTCGATGAGCTAATAGATAGGCTTTTAATTCCTCTCGGGACATCAGGTCAAATTTCGGATTCATAAATAAACCTCCATTCTCCACTGGACGTAACAATCACTTCTAAATCATCCCCGGCCAAAATGTAAACATATCCCTTTTGCGGGTTATACCGAAATAATGCGAGAGAAAATTCATGCCTTATGAATCCTAAATCATCATCGGTCATTCCCGGGCAGGGGCCTAATGTACTAAAAATCTGGCTCCAATCTGCCCAAGACAGTTTATAAATTAATCAAACAGGTCAATTTCATGATTAAATCTTACCCTGCTTTTTAAGCTCAGACAAGGCATTTTCAGCCGCTTGCTTTTCAGCCTCTTTCTTGCCGCAAGCTTTGCCTTTTCCATAGGGTTCATCATTCACAGACACTATAGATTGATATTCCGGTGCATGATCGGGACCTCCGATCCGTTTTGTGGTGTATTTGGGTAATATTGAGCCAAAAGTTGTTTGGACATACTCTTGCAGCCTATTTTTGGAATCAATGTTAGAGCGAAGTTCAACGATTGTGGGAGATACCGAATCAAATAACTCCTCGATAATGGGACGGAGTACCTCCATTTTGCGATCGCAGTCTAAATAATAGGCTCCAACCACCGCTTCAAAGGTACTACTCAATAAATTAGGACTCTGATAACCCCCATTCCGAATCATACCCTGACCCAGACGCATCCGAAAGGTTAACCCCACGTCAGTGGCAAATTTGGCAAGTTGTTTTTCATCCACCAAAGCCGATCGCCGTCGAGTCATTTCATCTTCTGCCATTTCCGGATGCCGACAGTAGAGATATTCACCACTAATAAAAGTCAGGAGAGCATCCCCTAAAAACTCTAGGCGTTCATTATGCAATTCGCCAGAGTTTTCATTTGCATAAGAACGATGAGTCAATGCCTGTAGCAATAGCTTTTCATTTTTAAATTTCAATAATTTATGGTCCATTGGGTCTGAGTCTCCTAATTATTTTTCAGGCTCAAGTATAGCATTTTCATGGATTTTACAACAGGACTTAAGCATATTTTGAACACCCAACCTAAATGTAGAGGCGATTCGCGAATCGCCTCTACATTTAGGGGTAATGCGTAACTTCTATAGAAAACAAAAAGGCGAATTAATGTTCGCCTTTTATACTTTTATAGTTTAATTACATCAATCCTACCTACTTAATTAAAGCAAGTATCTGTTGTGGGTCAAAGCAGGGGCTTCCAAATTCTTTCTCAATCCAATCTAAATAGTAGAAATTATCCACTATATTTTTAAGCTCCGGCTTGGTACTTTCATCGGAACGAATTATCAAAATCACTTGTATGTTCCGCTCTTTTAGCTGGAGGACCAAGGGAATAAAATCCTTGTCTCCTGAAACCAAAAAGACTGTAGATATTTCGGGGTTATGGCGAACATCTTGGAGGCAGTCCTCAATCAATTTTTTGTCGGCATTATTTTTCTTGCCTTTGCCAGCAGGAGCATTAGGACAGTTAAAGCCTAAATTGTAGAAAATATTTTCTATTTTAGGAGATTCGCGCCGCCAATGTGCGCAGACATTTTTCAAGGTAATTCGCCCAAATTTCTGAGCGAAACAGTATAGAGATAGAACTTGAGATTGAGCTTGCTCTAGGGAAGGGTGGACATTCTGTAAATCCCAATAGATACCAACTTGATTCGACATTTTCTAGCTCCTTCATATTTGATGACTTCATGAACTGAGCCAGCTTCAGCGGATAGATCGGTACAGTAAAACTCCAGATACATTCTGGAACTGTTAGATCTATTCCGGTTGTCGTCTTAAAATCACAGTACCCTCATTCCCTAAATCATCACAGAGTTATTACATTGAGCTGGCTAAATTTGATACCAGACCAAGGCAATAACTTTATGAAGTCCAGGTACAGGGGTGCTGCTCATAAGACGAGAACCCAAGCGTAGTGCTTGCGTTGTTCTCTGAGCTGCTTAATTTTCATTAATGCACAGGCTTTTGGTTTTGTCAAGGGCAATCAAAAAATTTATTGCTCTACCCCTAACCCCTGGTAAAGTCCATACTCCATCAAAACCTTAAATTTTCTCTGGTTGGCAACCTGTTATCGATATCACTCTTTTCTCATCGCAATATCCCCATCCTTTTTTCCAATAGCCCACGCAAGGGGCTTTGAACGGTATAGATGCACCCTTTCCTCACGAAACGCTATGCGAACAGGGTGCATCTATACCCTTCATTTCTGGAACTTCTTCCGCACAATTTCTACGATTTTTTCTGAGGCATGACCATCCCCAAAGGGATTGACTGC
Protein-coding regions in this window:
- a CDS encoding adenylate/guanylate cyclase domain-containing protein, whose amino-acid sequence is MLNGFTSIFNLLNARLSRRIALWVFISIVVVEALILLPSAYRRERELIQHLEDVGVATISPLLRLCGSPITAPKIKEVAQHLMLESRVAGGHVYTQEGEAIGYFGEPPELNFNQVMSAPAVRLRSRDGNRYEMAMWTEADGNPYLVIVRLDSSQIKEEIKAFIVRIFGLVILICIFVTLATLAALAPAVIAPILKLRKALIAVGESPGAVPGDLDCLALAKNRRDELGDVLIDFNRMNHQINRYFQEIQDSKKELENLVAEVEIARDQSEKLLLNILPHTIAQQLKQGVYPIAESFPNATVLFADLVGFTQLSTEVPAVELVELLNKIFSIFDRLAERYGVEKIKTIGDAYMVVGGLPQPHPDCAKAIAQMALDMQREVRQLAAETGIPLTIRIGINNGPVVAGVIGIKKFIYDLWGDAVNTASRMESHGIPGQIQVSEVTYFLLRDRFQFESRGAINVKGKGMMKTYLLLGLKEEPTEEIRVTASSSTGSADPASVSHGP
- a CDS encoding DUF6888 family protein; this translates as MTDDDLGFIRHEFSLALFRYNPQKGYVYILAGDDLEVIVTSSGEWRFIYESEI
- a CDS encoding NYN domain-containing protein, producing the protein MSNQVGIYWDLQNVHPSLEQAQSQVLSLYCFAQKFGRITLKNVCAHWRRESPKIENIFYNLGFNCPNAPAGKGKKNNADKKLIEDCLQDVRHNPEISTVFLVSGDKDFIPLVLQLKERNIQVILIIRSDESTKPELKNIVDNFYYLDWIEKEFGSPCFDPQQILALIK
- a CDS encoding DHH family phosphoesterase, producing the protein MEESNTELGPIGVRDGALPIVSGDSKQWLDPLSATKAEALRQVLQQHNGDRHLVVLQDFPDPDAMSCAWAYKLIAAQYEIECDIVYAGALSHQENIALVKLTGLPVQRLPLEIAKSKDWSIYNGCVLIDNQGTTSQLFSLLKTANIPLIVAIDHHTIQDELSAEFLDIRPHIRATATIFTQYLMAELLRLDINVSDHVKCATALMHGLRSDTNQLRQAREDDFMAAAYLSRFYDSQLISSVLQASRSKRVMDVIERSLKNRIVQNNFCIAGVGYLRYDDRDAIPQAADFLVSEENVHTAVVYGIVHDEDEDIELVTGSLRTTKLTLDPDEFIKEAFGKDAQGRFFGGGRSQAGGFEIPMGFLSGSNDSKDFARMKWEVFDLQIKQKLLKLVSPKDDLIHSTN
- a CDS encoding TIGR00725 family protein, producing the protein MTKPIIGIMGPGANATEPDLENAYQLGKLIAEQGWILLTGGRKAGVMNAASQGAKSANGFTLGILPGEDKTGLSDAIDIAILTGIGSARNNINVLTSDVVIACGMGSGTASEIALALKAEKTVILLNDSRESHQFFSSLSPRRVMIVQSPEEAISRVREIVSTR
- a CDS encoding DUF6887 family protein produces the protein MNPKFDLMSREELKAYLLAHRDDLDALDALVNRRSPDAEATWYPAPLTEETIRISEEAIQRRIEAGDRPSQNFPS
- the rnc gene encoding ribonuclease III — protein: MDHKLLKFKNEKLLLQALTHRSYANENSGELHNERLEFLGDALLTFISGEYLYCRHPEMAEDEMTRRRSALVDEKQLAKFATDVGLTFRMRLGQGMIRNGGYQSPNLLSSTFEAVVGAYYLDCDRKMEVLRPIIEELFDSVSPTIVELRSNIDSKNRLQEYVQTTFGSILPKYTTKRIGGPDHAPEYQSIVSVNDEPYGKGKACGKKEAEKQAAENALSELKKQGKI
- a CDS encoding HNH endonuclease, translated to MGKVLVLNASYEPLNITSWRRAIVLLLKGKAEQVEHNGKFIYSDVPLPTVIRLRHYVRIPYHEIPLTRRNILHRDGHTCQYCGYSGDELTLDHVIPRSRGGPDSWENLVSACVRCNVKKGNRTPEESKMPLTRIPRRPYSSLYFEVSKHLKSGLHQEWQKYVIGA
- the alr gene encoding alanine racemase; protein product: MLSWEESQSISSMRCDRAWVEVDIGAIAQNVREIQRLLSPKTDLMAVIKADAYGHGAVTVAQTVLQAGAKWLGVATIPEGIELREAGITAPVQVLGATYTPDQLRAMVRWRLEPTLCTPKQAFVFSETLSEHSYSVPVHVKIDTGMSRLGAPWQEAAEFVKLVDRLPHLELSSIYSHLATADSEDPTVMQLQHQRFQCVIRQVQETGIALPRLHFANSAATLSDRQLHYDMVRVGLGIYGLYPAPHLRSRLTLQPALQVKARVTHIKAIAAGTGVSYGHRFIADCDMRIAAIGIGYADGVPRNLSNQMQVLIRGKQVRQIGSITMDQMMLDVSNIPDLELGEVVTLLGRDGNYSITADDWADKLGTISWEILCGFKHRLPRIAVGQTLECWEQAATS
- a CDS encoding sensor histidine kinase, which translates into the protein MPQPPKSLKLPFASLGLRGQILPIVGATLIGLLGVIYLSSSTLLLAGFAKFEQQDTVRNVKRAMDVLSDEIDKLSFTANDWAAWDDTYAFIEDENSDYIQTNLNDATIARLRLDMMLYIHRSGRIVFGQKFNPETGERAPVEENTEAIASLSQYLTPNSLLVNHLETTSLVEGILQLPEGPMLIVSRPILTGEAEGPIRGTLIMGRYLSVEEIKRLGELTQLSIAIQNWGSPELPPDFQAIRQSILEDTHREPALVLADQTPIFVEAWNSQTIDGYTLVKDIYNNPALLLRVELPREIYQQGQRTANFILWVVLVVGVAFLVLTLLLLEKVVLSRLSQLSQDVNHIGSDRNLAVRLPVKGVDELSQLATRINEMLDALDYSQQVRHESEQRYRAVIEQTSESIFLIEPTTQRIIESNTAFQRLLGYNSEESLSLTLGDFIDHESESIAYNIERTLSLQSCHLGERRYRRKDGSIVEVEVSANKIYYGKQTALSAVVRDITERKRVERELYQAKVTAELANQSKSQFLANMSHELRTPLNAIIGYSEILQEEGDDLESDEINADLAKIESAGRHLLGLINDILDLSKIEAGKMELYLEPFQVPVTLQEIIFTVQPLVQKNGNQLQVDCQPEVGEMYADVTKIRQILFNLLGNACKFTNQGTIFLRVVQKAGEMIVFEVRDTGIGMTPEQMDKLFQPFTQADTSTTRKYGGTGLGLTIAKQFCQMMGGDITVESELGKGSTFTIHLPLQVNLSNSELVPESISSKRV